One genomic region from Spirosoma sp. KCTC 42546 encodes:
- a CDS encoding helix-turn-helix domain-containing protein yields the protein MNTLMTIGEKIRSLRAIKGYSQETMADLIGISSIAYSNIERNKTDISHSRLEQIAKVLGMDLISLLSHGEQIANIFSNCTNNNVVGTGNIVYSEQELRHQLEKANLTIALLTAEKNKAEMEANYWKEKYTHEQKL from the coding sequence ATGAATACTCTCATGACTATTGGTGAAAAGATTAGGAGCCTACGTGCTATTAAAGGTTACTCACAGGAAACAATGGCTGATTTAATCGGCATCTCATCCATTGCTTATAGCAACATAGAACGGAATAAGACTGATATTAGCCACTCTCGCCTAGAGCAGATTGCCAAAGTACTAGGAATGGATCTCATCAGCCTGCTTTCCCACGGAGAACAAATTGCCAACATCTTCAGCAACTGTACAAACAATAATGTAGTTGGCACGGGCAACATTGTGTATTCAGAGCAGGAACTCCGTCATCAATTAGAAAAGGCCAACTTGACTATCGCCCTGCTAACAGCAGAAAAAAATAAAGCTGAGATGGAGGCTAATTACTGGAAGGAAAAATATACGCACGAACAAAAATTATAA